gaaGTAGTTTTTAACTCATTCAATTcacttttttgataaaattattcaaataataatataagtataataataattattatttttattatgatataaaacattaataatgtatttgtttattttcattaattttcgttgttattcatatttttatcttgacatcaaatatttagattttaaaattttagtttctatattcttcagttttttttcatatccttagatatttaattattacttattaataaaattataacccTGAATACCTCATAAATCTAATAACTGatgtactttaatttaataatattaatttaaaattatattatatttatatttttttagctaCCAATTCAGTGGCATGTACAACAAGAATACCATATGCTACTTTAATAGCTGCTCTTTTATGTTGTACTGGTATTGGAGTATTTTGTTGTACAATGTATCGTGGTGAACCCTTAGTGCATTCATGTTGGATCAAGTGTTTCATCTCTATATTGgctggtacattttttttcaattttttcaatttaaatatatgcaataaaaatcttaaatacgcattataatatgcaattatactgttttataaaaaataaaaaataaatataactttacagaattattcaaaatataaacaggGATGTGTGAACGCTTTCCAcaaaaacagtagattttttaaaaatatgtgttattacttattatgtaaaaaaatcttaaaataggGCCTGGTGTGGCTCGGTAGTTGGCCTCGGTCACTAAGTGTTCTGAGGTCACTAGTTTCCGGGGAGACCACCCATGTTTGTAGTTACAAATCCTCGTTCTATATTCACGTGTTTCTCAACCAACCGTAACTCACCCCTCCTCTACAGAATGCTAATGACCATAGTCGCCAatgcttaagatcaataaaaaaaaatcttaaaatatacaaattcacttaaatttgataaaataggaaattaaaatttttaaatttgagcTGTATGTATTATGAAACTAATTGGTGTCAAATCAGATATTTGCAGcatcttaaaaaatatacaactgtTTAAAGTTTCAATCAATCCGTGTTCATAAATGTTTACTTATGCAgtgttcaaaattatatttataattaaaataaataaaatttaacttttagtattaatataatatttatgattttggtattttatatgtttaaggCTTGAAACTGTAAAAATCGTTTTAGTTTTGATAGCTCAATGGGAGCTCtaacattaatgattatatttgttGGATTTCTGGCTACAGGAGCAACACGCTGTCGTATCTATAAGGCATGGAGAAATAGAGTTGGTGGTCGTATATCTTGTACAGTTGTAAGTATTATgatgtgataaaatataatattagacgttgttttaaatttaacattaaaatttttttttagtttatgggAATTATTTACgtacttcaatttttttggatttttgtatTTGGTTTACGAATAGTTTCGACATTTATATTGACCGTTTTTTGGAAAATGTGTGTAAGCACTCAAGTTCAAGATTATCATCAATGCATTGACTTAACACAATTTAGTAAGTATACAACTTCTATTAATACTTGAATGCTACATTTAATCAATAGTATGCTAAACTCttgtaatgaatataaaataaaatattgtgttttagaTTTCTTATTTCCACAATCTActtgtattgaatatttaaagatttGTAAAATTCAAGAAATAAAGTTCTTCTGCAgagattttgttgaaaaatcagaatttatGTTTATGATGGCAACTTTTGGAGTAATTTTGATGTTAATAAGTCTGGTAAGAACTATTTTATTAAGCCTTATTAATTTCCTAAGAAATTGAGAGTTTTATAATGACTAATTTGAAGCATATTAAGAAAATTATGTAATTGAAAATCAATCTAATCTCAATAATATGGacccagtttttttttgtatactgaGCCCCATAACACTTAAGACATAACAGTTTTCaatgacaattttaaaaattaacacacTACTCCATTTCATAGGAAAAGGACCTTGTTTTCCCTTCGATTGTGAGCATCTCCCACCATTTACGCCTGTTTAGCTCACTGATGGGTGGTAAGAAGTGGGGGTAATTTGGCCTCTTTGCAATCGCAGACATCAGTCGGATGCGATAAACGAGTTCTTTCTCTCATGAAACATAGTATAACAATCCAtacatctatacatttttttggttaTACTTGGAAATAAATGGGCAAAGTTAtactttcataaaaaaaaatgccaatgTAGGTTACCTACATTacatgtacttatattatatattttgttataaactactgcatttatttgttatttcacACTGAGCATAggtttaacataaaaaatattaactgtgaAGTAATTATTTACTAgttacaaaaatatgttatttattttattttatcatttcaataataataatttcattatatttaataggttCATTATCTGATGTGTTTATCTGCTAATTATGCTCACATCAGAGATCATGAAAAATTTGAAGAACTTCAAGAATTACAACTTTTGCAAGACACTGATTTCGCTACTTCAAAAGAaagattttaaacattaattgactaattcaataattaaattaaactaatcgCTTAAATCATtccacaatttttaaaatatgtgctACATTACAGGGTTTCTAAATATTGATCTACCGTCCAGTTAATCAttcatagtttttatatattttattatgtaagcTTAGGGTTGTACCTCAGACAATggcaatattttactttataattattataaagaatttttattttgattacttatataattttagaagtatatatttttaattacaaggtttttttaatttgaatcttattgtactaaatattgtaactatattttaattattacttttaaataatagtttttttttttgtaataataaccaaaattgatatctttaaatttatttaaaatttcaacaaccaaaaaaaaatttatattcctgattttgtttcctattttatttttaaacagacTACAAATAATTAAGTCTAGTCGTCATTCTTTTGCTGttaggttttataattttcattttttcagtATTTAGTGGTTTTTTGTTTACTATAAATGTAGAATGTTCCATTAAAAACTTTTCCAATTTTaagaaattagtttttattaaacaattattttaattttgtaaatggtTGTGTGCTTTAAACATTTACATTAGCAAAATATGTATCCAATGTGTGTTGATTAATATCATATgttaaaacacattattttataataccatactcttttataatatattatattaagtgtaatatttgcatttttattttttatttttaaaacaatttttgtgtATCAATtagttagaaattatttttgtataaattaattacattacatttttgatttcttattaattattaaaagctagatttaatgttataataatataattttaatcattatc
This genomic window from Metopolophium dirhodum isolate CAU chromosome 1, ASM1992520v1, whole genome shotgun sequence contains:
- the LOC132934906 gene encoding LOW QUALITY PROTEIN: neuronal membrane glycoprotein M6-a-like (The sequence of the model RefSeq protein was modified relative to this genomic sequence to represent the inferred CDS: inserted 2 bases in 2 codons); translation: MTFQTMNEDSFQRPEMVMPLQSSHYNPSMKILGRYSEYLLHSSYKIRAGDAASTNSVACTTRIPYATLIAALLCCTGIGVFCCTMYRGXTLSAFMLDQVFHLYIGWLETVKIVLVLIAXMGALTLMIIFVGFLATGATRCRIYKAWRNRVGGRISCTVFMGIIYVLQFFWIFVFGLRIVSTFILTVFWKMCVSTQVQDYHQCIDLTQFNFLFPQSTCIEYLKICKIQEIKFFCRDFVEKSEFMFMMATFGVILMLISLVHYLMCLSANYAHIRDHEKFEELQELQLLQDTDFATSKERF